The bacterium nucleotide sequence AATGGGAAAAAACACCAAAAGCCAAAAGCCCAACCAAAACACCGAACCCGTATAATCAAAGTAGTACGAGCCTTGATGGACATGCAATTTACCCTTGAGTAAAATTAAAAAAATGGCCAAGGGAAAATAAAGCAATGCAAACACCAACAACCAAATCTTAGACCCTGAATACTCTACCCAACACGCTTTTTCTGACATGACTTTGGCATATCAAGCCCGAGCATAATGAGCAATTATTTTAAACTATTATACCCGCCCTTGACTTGACAAAACCCTCGCTTCATAAGAAGAAGCCCTTTGAGTAACAAATCTATGCCCGAACAACGATCAAATACCAACGTGACCAATCTCAGCCCTGAACTGGGTTATTACCTTGAGTTCCTTGAAGGCAATGAAAAAGGTCGACGCGTGGCCATCAATAAAACGCGTATAATTTTAGGTCGAAAAAACGGCGATATTTTGGTTCGTGATATTCGAGTGTCTTCTAGTCACTTGGCCGTAGAAATTCATGGTCAGCATATTAGAGTTACAGACCTAGGCAGCAGCAATGGCACCTTTATTGAGGGTCAAACCATCACCCAACAACAAATCAACCTTGGCCAAGCCGTGCAAATTGGGCAAACTTTGTTATGCATCAAACAAAACCCAAGGGTCAGCAGCCAATTGACCAACTCATCGCACAGCATTAAGACCGGAAGTTACTCCGGCCTTTCGGGGTTAATTGATGAAGAGTTTGTTCAATATGAACCCGGCACACAAGTCGACAGAAAAGTCCAACGCCCCATCAAACCTGAAGAGCGCGTGGTTCGCATGCGTATTATTTTGGGCCCTGATAAAGGCAAAAAGTTTGCCATCCAAAAAGTATCCTTTGCCATTGGTCGTATTGCGTGTGATATTTCACTCAATGATGCTGACGTATCGAGAAAACATGCTATAATAGAAGTTGTTGAAGGGGGTAGAGTGATCATTCGTGACCTGGCATCTTCCAATGGTACTTTTGTTAACCAGGAACGTATAAATAATAAAGTCCTCAACCCACATGATAAAATACAAATTGGAAAAACTATTTTACTTTTTGAAAGCGCCAAGGCAGATTAAATACTTAAGGCATAAACCATGAGCAACTCGAACAAACATAACGAAGTCTTATTGACCTTTTTAGAGGGAGAAAATGAAGGCGTAGAGCTACGCATTATCCCACCCAGAACATTGGTCATGGGCCGCGGTGAGGACTGCGACATCTATCTGAGTGAAAAAAAAATCTCTCGCAATCATTGTCAAATTTCCGTTGAACCCAACGGCGTTTTTGTGCAGGACTTAGGCAGTACCAATGGCACATTTTTAAACGATGATATCCTGAAAGAAAAAAAACAAGCCCAAGACAGTGACATTGTCAGCCTTGGCACCAGTAAAATCAAACTCACTTTTTCTTTATCAGAAGAAGATGCGGCCAATATTGCCAAAAGCTCTGACTCAGACCAAATCAATACCCAAGATAAAATCCAAGAGTTTCCAGACACTTCTCACAAAATAGAAGAAGAAGTTCCTGTTTCACAACCACAAGCCAAAGCAAAGGCTGATGCTGCTTCAGATCCTGCTCAAGATCAATTGGATGACTTAGACTTTGCTCAAGACAACAGCTTGATTGAGGATAGTATTGATAGCAGCAAAGATGCAGCAGATGATTTTGATTTGGTTGACTTGGGTGAAAGCCTAGATGACAATGCTGTCAACACAGAAGAACCTTCCATCAATGATACTTTTAATGCTCAAGACAATATAGACCTTGAACAGGCCAGCGAAGATTTTGAAATTGAACGC carries:
- a CDS encoding FHA domain-containing protein; the protein is MPEQRSNTNVTNLSPELGYYLEFLEGNEKGRRVAINKTRIILGRKNGDILVRDIRVSSSHLAVEIHGQHIRVTDLGSSNGTFIEGQTITQQQINLGQAVQIGQTLLCIKQNPRVSSQLTNSSHSIKTGSYSGLSGLIDEEFVQYEPGTQVDRKVQRPIKPEERVVRMRIILGPDKGKKFAIQKVSFAIGRIACDISLNDADVSRKHAIIEVVEGGRVIIRDLASSNGTFVNQERINNKVLNPHDKIQIGKTILLFESAKAD
- a CDS encoding FHA domain-containing protein, whose product is MSNSNKHNEVLLTFLEGENEGVELRIIPPRTLVMGRGEDCDIYLSEKKISRNHCQISVEPNGVFVQDLGSTNGTFLNDDILKEKKQAQDSDIVSLGTSKIKLTFSLSEEDAANIAKSSDSDQINTQDKIQEFPDTSHKIEEEVPVSQPQAKAKADAASDPAQDQLDDLDFAQDNSLIEDSIDSSKDAADDFDLVDLGESLDDNAVNTEEPSINDTFNAQDNIDLEQASEDFEIERSINHHEASFAKIKEEQELKASNNASSALSGDLSLMSLPDLLQNLAQNKRSGLLQIEKNKQLGKILLKDGAIMQADLGHVTGLKAVHRMLGWTEGDFQLLATEVKSRNNEPLSENIEGLLMEAFRQMDELKKLKETLPEFDKKFALSKPLKAPLSRLHPKVLTVLQNIFNEGTLQAALDISELTDLETTKVFQYLLDKKYIQSK